The region CAAAAAAGGTAAGAAAAATAAACAGTTGGATGTTGATTAGCTGTTTTTTTGGATAAACTAGGAGCTTGTCGGACTTAGGCAAAATCTACTGAACCACCGCTAAGATCGAGGTGCTGAACATCGGGATCAACCCCAGAATAATCATAGTTACAGTAAGCAACGCCAGGGTTGTCCGCTGGACGTTGTCGATGACGAGTGGTTTGGAGCTTGCGGCAGGTTGGATAATATAGGCCTCTTTGACCAGTAGAAGATAATAATACAAGGATACGGTCGAGTTGAGCGCTGCAAATATTACCATGCCATAGAAGCCTTGCTTGGCGGCAGAGGCAAAGAGTAGAAATTTCCCCATAAAACCTGCCAATGGCGGAATCCCGCTCAATGAAAAAATAGTGAGCATTAAAACCGCAGCAAGAGCTGGGTTTTTCTTGCCCATTCCTTGGAGAGATCGAAAATCCTCACTTCTGTCGCGCCCTACAATGCTAATGATGAAAAAGATGGCATAGTTGGCGGCAGCATAGACAAACAAATAATAGATGATTGAGGATCGAGCCGTTTCGGCTTTACCTGCCATGGCCATGAGGATATACCCTGCCTGGGCGATGGACGAGTAAGCCATGAAACGGCGCAATCTTGCTTGCTTCATGGCTCCCAAGTTACCGATTGTCATGGTGGCTCCGGCCAAGAGGAGCAGAATCGGTTGCAGATAGTCATGAAGTGGAGCCAAGGGCCCATAGACCAGGATCAGCAGAAAGGCGATGGCTACCGCTTTAGAGGAAACAGAGATGAAGGCGGTTACCGGGGTGGGCGAGCCTTCATAGACGTCTGG is a window of Desulfobulbaceae bacterium DNA encoding:
- a CDS encoding NADH-quinone oxidoreductase subunit N; its protein translation is MTLLLPDFLLLLLAAIVMTVDLIRLQPLSTASFHLSWTGLLAIFLVLTTLPYNQEIMYLGTYKVTGTSLLFKQVFVLSALCTVLLSASYFAPRGNARGTLKYRSEFYCIIMLCTFGMFAVVSATDLLTLFIGMELATIPLYILSGYQKEDSLSVEASTKYIIMGSLSTGFLLFGYSFLYGCAGSLSFEALLAFTQSFPSDPLLRLGVLFVLAAIGFKLTVFPFHMWAPDVYEGSPTPVTAFISVSSKAVAIAFLLILVYGPLAPLHDYLQPILLLLAGATMTIGNLGAMKQARLRRFMAYSSIAQAGYILMAMAGKAETARSSIIYYLFVYAAANYAIFFIISIVGRDRSEDFRSLQGMGKKNPALAAVLMLTIFSLSGIPPLAGFMGKFLLFASAAKQGFYGMVIFAALNSTVSLYYYLLLVKEAYIIQPAASSKPLVIDNVQRTTLALLTVTMIILGLIPMFSTSILAVVQ